In one window of Campylobacter hepaticus DNA:
- the flgH gene encoding flagellar basal body L-ring protein FlgH, which produces MKKVLFYMLPFAFFACSATVDPQISMKPPAYVEELAPKQSNNIESAPGSLFGKGDNPLFSDKKAMNVNDLVTVIIQESTTQSTQANKATSRTNTSNLGGGTLTGGSGIIADALNKVNAYSNIGFKTNSSNNYTGTGTQSRNESFNTTVSTRVIKILSNGNYFIEGSRELLINGEKQIIQLSGIIRPYDISQDNTIDSKYIADAKILYKTEGEVDKNTRKPWGSKFIETIWPF; this is translated from the coding sequence ATGAAAAAAGTTTTATTTTATATGTTACCATTTGCATTTTTTGCTTGTTCAGCAACAGTTGATCCTCAAATTTCCATGAAACCTCCAGCTTATGTTGAAGAACTAGCTCCAAAACAAAGTAATAACATAGAAAGTGCACCAGGATCTCTTTTTGGCAAGGGAGACAATCCTTTATTTTCTGACAAAAAAGCTATGAATGTAAATGATTTAGTAACAGTTATTATACAAGAAAGTACTACCCAAAGTACACAAGCAAATAAAGCAACAAGTAGAACCAATACATCAAATTTAGGAGGTGGAACTCTAACAGGAGGTTCAGGTATTATAGCAGATGCACTTAATAAAGTTAATGCTTATTCTAATATAGGTTTCAAAACAAATAGTTCAAATAATTATACAGGAACAGGAACGCAAAGTAGAAATGAAAGTTTTAATACTACAGTTTCAACACGTGTAATTAAAATTTTATCTAATGGTAATTATTTTATTGAAGGCTCAAGAGAACTTTTAATCAATGGAGAAAAACAAATCATACAATTAAGTGGTATTATCCGTCCTTATGACATCAGTCAAGATAATACAATAGATAGCAAATACATAGCAGATGCTAAAATTTTATATAAAACAGAAGGTGAAGTAGATAAAAACACTAGAAAACCTTGGGGCAGCAAATTTATAGAAACAATATGGCCATTTTAA
- the ispG gene encoding flavodoxin-dependent (E)-4-hydroxy-3-methylbut-2-enyl-diphosphate synthase produces the protein MEYRRFQTRQIKVGDVLIGGNAPISVQSMLFAKTRDIEACLEQINRLYFAGANIVRLACLDMIDARALKEIKKQSPLPLIVDIHFNHNLAVYCAQFIDGVRINPGNIGSKENIKEVVKACKERNIPIRIGINHGSIEKQFSNKLGYGIEAMLESAMYNIKLLEDLDFLNIKISMKTSDTRKTIEAYERLRPLCDYPFHLGVTEAGTQFHSTIKSSIALGNLLLKGIGDTMRVSMTGELEEEIRVAKAILQDSGVQKSGINIISCPTCGRIQSDLVSAIKIVEEKTKHIKEPLNISVMGCVVNALGEAKGADVAIAFGKNQGLVIRHGEVVAKLKESELVDRFLIEVEDEVKSRTKK, from the coding sequence ATGGAGTATAGAAGATTTCAAACTAGGCAAATTAAAGTGGGAGATGTTTTAATAGGTGGAAATGCACCAATTTCAGTTCAGTCTATGCTTTTTGCTAAGACAAGAGATATTGAAGCTTGTTTGGAGCAAATTAATCGTCTTTATTTTGCAGGGGCAAATATAGTGCGTTTAGCTTGCCTTGATATGATTGATGCAAGAGCTTTGAAAGAGATTAAAAAGCAAAGTCCTTTACCTTTAATAGTTGATATTCATTTTAATCATAATTTAGCTGTATATTGTGCACAGTTTATTGATGGGGTGCGTATTAATCCAGGTAATATAGGCTCTAAAGAAAATATTAAAGAAGTTGTTAAAGCTTGTAAAGAGCGCAATATTCCTATACGCATAGGGATTAATCATGGTTCTATAGAAAAACAATTTAGTAATAAATTAGGTTATGGTATAGAAGCTATGCTTGAGAGTGCTATGTATAATATTAAGCTTTTAGAAGATCTTGATTTTTTAAATATTAAAATTTCAATGAAGACTTCAGATACTCGAAAAACTATAGAGGCTTATGAAAGACTTAGACCGCTTTGTGATTATCCTTTTCATTTGGGTGTAACTGAAGCAGGGACGCAATTTCATAGTACCATAAAAAGTTCTATTGCTTTAGGCAATTTACTTCTTAAGGGTATAGGTGATACTATGCGTGTTTCTATGACAGGTGAGCTTGAGGAGGAAATTCGGGTTGCAAAAGCTATTTTGCAAGATAGCGGGGTGCAAAAAAGCGGGATAAACATCATTTCATGTCCAACTTGTGGAAGGATTCAAAGCGATTTAGTCAGTGCTATTAAAATTGTTGAAGAGAAAACTAAGCATATAAAAGAACCTTTAAATATTAGTGTGATGGGTTGTGTTGTAAATGCTTTAGGAGAGGCTAAAGGAGCTGATGTAGCTATAGCTTTTGGTAAAAATCAAGGACTTGTGATAAGACATGGGGAAGTTGTGGCTAAGCTTAAAGAAAGCGAACTTGTAGATAGATTTTTAATTGAAGTTGAAGATGAAGTAAAAAGTAGAACAAAAAAATAA